Below is a genomic region from Deinococcus koreensis.
ATCATGGCCGAGTGGCAGAAACAGGGCGGCACGCTGGGCACGAACAACGGCGTGGACTACAACACCACCGTGGACTACTCCAGCGCCGTGACCAAGGCCCTGGCCGAGAAACCCGACGTGCTGTTCATCGGCGGCCCCAGCCAGCCCACCGCGCTGGTCGTGAAGGCGGCGCGCGAGCAGGGCTTCAAGGGCGGCTTCATCGTGATGGATCAGGCGAAGTTCGAGCAGATGGACACCATCGTGCCCAAGTCGTACCTGGACGGCTCGGTGGGCGTGTACCCCACCATCCTGTTCCCCGGCGTGCAGGTCTTCGTGGCGCAGTACCAGCGCCAGTACAAGAAGATTCCCACCAGCGAGGCCGGGCTGAACTACATGGGCATGAACGTCATCGCCAAGGCCATGGAACTGGCCGGCACCACCGACGATCCCAAGGCCATCCGCGCGCAGCTGAACGCCGCCGCCAAGGCCCTGCCGCTGGGCAAGACCGTGTACAAGATGCTGGGCGTGACCGCCGACGGCCACGCCGACGCCGAGTTCGTGATCGCCTCTGTGAAGGGCGGCGCCTACACCAAGCTGCGCCTGAACAAAGTCGTCAAGTAAACCCCGCCTGGGCGCGCCCCGTACTCGCTGCGGGGCGCGTTCGTCCTATCGCCCCGGTTCTATCGCTGCCATCCAGCTGACGCGAACGACTTCAGGAGTCCCACCTTGACCACCTTCTTGCAACAACTCTTCAACGCGCTGGCCCTGGGCGGCGTGTACGCCCTGGTCGCGCTGGGCCTGACGCTGGTCTACGGCGTGATGCGCGTGCCCAACTTCGCACACGGCGGCCTGTACATGCTCGGCGCGTACTTCACCTACGCCGCCCTGACCGGCCTGGGCCTGGGCTACGTGCCCGCGCTGCTGCTCTCGGCGCTGGGGGTGGCGATCCTGGCGGCGGGCCTGGAGCGCCTGATCTTCTACCCGCTGCGCAACGCCCCGCACGTGCATCCCATGATCGCCGCGATCGGCGTGCTGTTCTTCCTGGAGGCAGCGGTGCAGCTGGTCTGGGGGCCGGATTTCAAGCAGATTCCCGAGCCGGTGCCCGGCATCCTGAACCTGGGCGGCGTGATCGTGACCTGGCAGAGATTGATCGTGATCGCGGCGAGCGTGGTCGCCATGCTGGGCCTGAACTACTTTTTAAAGCGCACGCTGACCGGCACCACCATCGAGGCCATGAGCCAGAACCGCGAGGGCGCGCGGCTGGTCGGCATCGACACCAACCGGGTCGGAATGCTCACCTTCGCCATCTCCGGGGCGCTGGCGGCCATCGGGGCGTCGCTGATCGCGCCCATCAACGCGGTGGCGCCCTCCATGGGCGAGGTGATGAACCTCAAGGTCTTCGCCATCATCATCCTGGGGGGCATGGGCTCGGTGCCGGGCGCCATCGTGGGCGGCTTCCTGCTGGCCCTGACCGAGGTCTTCGGGGGCTTCTACATCTCGCTGGATTTCGCTGATGTGATCGGCTTCGCCATGCTGGTGCTGGTGCTGGCCCTGAAACCGGCCGGGCTCTTCAGGAAGGGCGCATGAAGTTGGGGCGCATGAAACCGGGCAACTGGGGCTGGGCCGCGCTGTTTCTCGTGGCCGCGCTCTTTCCGCTGCTGCGGCCCTCGGGCTATCTGCTCGACATCGGCATCAACATCATGATCTGGGCGATGGTCGCCTACGGCCTGAACGTGATCCTGGGGTACACCGGGCAGCTTTCGCTGGCGCACGCGGGCTTCTTCGGCATCGGGGCGTACACGGTGGGCATCCTGACCCTGAAAGCCGGCTGGAGCTTCTGGCTGGCCTGGCCGGTGGGGGTGGCGCTGTGCGCGGGGCTGGGGCTGCTGCTGGGGCTGGTGGCCTTCCGCACCAAGGGGGACGCCTTCGCCATCTTCACGCTGGGGGTCGGCGTGATCATCATGCTGGTCATCAACAAGTGGGACGACCTGACCGGCGGCAACGAGGGCCTCAACGGCGTGGCGCCGCCCGCGGGCCTGGAGGCGCTCTCCGCGGGGCTGGGGCTCAAGCTGTCCGGGGGCTTCTACTACCTGGCGCTGATCTCGCTGGCGCTGACCGTGCTGGTGGCCGCCCGCGCCCGCCTGAGCGTGTTCGGGCGCTCCCTGATCGCCGTGCGCGGCAGCGAGGATCTGGCGCGCAGCGCGGGCATCGACGTCTACACCCACAAGCTGCGGGCCATGATGCTCTCGACCGCCATCGCGGGCTTCGCGGGGGGGCTCTACGCCGTGTACGTGGGCTTCCTGGGTTCGGCGGTGACCGGGCCGGTGACCACCTTCACGGTGCTGCTGTACCTGTTGGTGGGCGGCCTGGGCACGCTGGCCGGCCCGCTGGTCGGCACCGCGCTCATGTATGTCCTCACGCAGCTCCTGCAGGGTCTGGCCGATTACCGCTACATCGTGTTCGGGCCCCTGCTGGTGCTGCTGGTGATGTTCGCGCCGCACGGGCTCTCGGGCCTGTGGGATCGCCTGCGCGCCCGCCGCGCCGTGAACGCCAAGGCGGCCGCCCATGACTGAAGCGACCCCACTGCTGGACGTGCAGGGGCTGGGCATCCGTTTCGGCGGCCTGGACGCGGTGAAGGACGTGACCGCCGTCATCCCGGCGGGCCAGATCACCGCGATCATCGGGCCGAACGGGGCGGGCAAGAGCACCTTCTTCAACCTGATCAGCGGCTTCTACCAGCCCACGGCGGGCACCATCCGTTTCCAGGGCGAGGACATCACCCGCCTCAGGACGCACGAGGTCGTGGCGCGCGGCATCGCCCGCACCTTCCAGACCACCACGATCTACAGGGAACTGAGCGTACTCGACAACGCCATGATCGGCCACCGCGTCCGCACGCGCGCCGGCCTGTGGGACGCCCTGCTGCGGACGGGGCGTGAACGGAAAGATGAGGCGGAGAGCCGCGCCGGAGCCATGCAGGCGCTGGAGCGGGTGGGACTCGCGGGCCGGGCGCATCTGCCTGCCGGCGCCCTGACGCAGGAAGGCCAGAAGCGCGTGGGAATCGCCATGGCGCTGTCCAGCGACCCCAAACTGCTGCTGCTGGACGAACCCGCCGCCGGCATGAACCCCGAGGAGACCGTGAACCTGATGGCCCTGATCCGCGAACTCGTCACGGGCGGCCTGAGCGTCGCGCTGGTCGAGCACAAGATGAGCCTGGTGATGGGGCTGGCCGACCAGATCCTGGTGCTGCACCACGGCCAGAAGATCGCGCAGGGCACGCCCGCGCAGGTCAGCCGCGACCCGGCGGTGGTCTCGGCCTATCTGG
It encodes:
- a CDS encoding branched-chain amino acid ABC transporter permease, producing the protein MKLGRMKPGNWGWAALFLVAALFPLLRPSGYLLDIGINIMIWAMVAYGLNVILGYTGQLSLAHAGFFGIGAYTVGILTLKAGWSFWLAWPVGVALCAGLGLLLGLVAFRTKGDAFAIFTLGVGVIIMLVINKWDDLTGGNEGLNGVAPPAGLEALSAGLGLKLSGGFYYLALISLALTVLVAARARLSVFGRSLIAVRGSEDLARSAGIDVYTHKLRAMMLSTAIAGFAGGLYAVYVGFLGSAVTGPVTTFTVLLYLLVGGLGTLAGPLVGTALMYVLTQLLQGLADYRYIVFGPLLVLLVMFAPHGLSGLWDRLRARRAVNAKAAAHD
- a CDS encoding ABC transporter substrate-binding protein, producing MKRLTLISALVALAAGSALADKVVNIGYSGPLSGGAAFYGKDVQSGLDMAIAELNKTGIQVKGEKVTFKLVALDDRYLPNETATNVRRLTSQGIDIVFVPHSGGILTVQPLTGRDPEFLLVAYSSEPKILEAKNPLTFMLPPRFDNYFQPFVATQMKAFGKKLGMIGTTSAYGKQWAEGIMAEWQKQGGTLGTNNGVDYNTTVDYSSAVTKALAEKPDVLFIGGPSQPTALVVKAAREQGFKGGFIVMDQAKFEQMDTIVPKSYLDGSVGVYPTILFPGVQVFVAQYQRQYKKIPTSEAGLNYMGMNVIAKAMELAGTTDDPKAIRAQLNAAAKALPLGKTVYKMLGVTADGHADAEFVIASVKGGAYTKLRLNKVVK
- a CDS encoding branched-chain amino acid ABC transporter permease, producing MTTFLQQLFNALALGGVYALVALGLTLVYGVMRVPNFAHGGLYMLGAYFTYAALTGLGLGYVPALLLSALGVAILAAGLERLIFYPLRNAPHVHPMIAAIGVLFFLEAAVQLVWGPDFKQIPEPVPGILNLGGVIVTWQRLIVIAASVVAMLGLNYFLKRTLTGTTIEAMSQNREGARLVGIDTNRVGMLTFAISGALAAIGASLIAPINAVAPSMGEVMNLKVFAIIILGGMGSVPGAIVGGFLLALTEVFGGFYISLDFADVIGFAMLVLVLALKPAGLFRKGA
- a CDS encoding ABC transporter ATP-binding protein; the encoded protein is MTEATPLLDVQGLGIRFGGLDAVKDVTAVIPAGQITAIIGPNGAGKSTFFNLISGFYQPTAGTIRFQGEDITRLRTHEVVARGIARTFQTTTIYRELSVLDNAMIGHRVRTRAGLWDALLRTGRERKDEAESRAGAMQALERVGLAGRAHLPAGALTQEGQKRVGIAMALSSDPKLLLLDEPAAGMNPEETVNLMALIRELVTGGLSVALVEHKMSLVMGLADQILVLHHGQKIAQGTPAQVSRDPAVVSAYLGSHAHGGQMGHGAAAGADAQGTGGEAGHA